Proteins from a genomic interval of Candidatus Nanopelagicales bacterium:
- a CDS encoding phosphotransferase: MKYTDLVAGLAPIAAELLAADLADVTIERDPPGDTSDQPWLTVKYGASGDEDIHGVTRVRVWAGSRGRGSADQRPSARDLIIKVNPVHGIGETLIPWIVQHHDVSLDQPYATFHSTAETVATGVREAAIYDLSAELPHLRRLLPAYFGTISAGGERAIVLADESPLTGLTAGGTTTADWTGDQIDIALVAIAAVHAETAEVASRLAWLPQRPTTTTMSADSALWSALLDDASRRFPQLLPADSVAHRRALIDTLPRWHPAKDRCRQVLVHNDYNPRNVGFRSDGTTIALDWEIARRDTPQRDVAELLTFTLTDSASLDQVLGHAERHRDALAKHGLEMTTEEYLAGLAADLNSEAINRMGMQLLFECAFDLPYMQRVNRTIDHLTAITAPWLR; this comes from the coding sequence GTGAAGTACACCGATCTGGTTGCCGGGTTGGCGCCCATCGCGGCCGAACTGCTGGCCGCGGATCTCGCTGACGTCACCATCGAGCGGGACCCCCCAGGGGACACCTCGGATCAGCCGTGGCTCACCGTGAAGTACGGAGCCAGCGGTGACGAGGACATCCACGGCGTCACCCGGGTGCGGGTGTGGGCCGGATCCCGCGGGAGGGGCTCGGCGGACCAGCGCCCATCAGCGCGGGATCTCATCATCAAAGTGAACCCCGTTCACGGCATCGGTGAGACCCTGATCCCCTGGATCGTGCAACACCACGACGTGTCCCTCGACCAGCCCTACGCAACCTTTCACTCCACGGCGGAAACCGTCGCGACCGGTGTGCGAGAAGCCGCGATCTACGACCTCTCGGCCGAACTCCCACATCTGCGGCGCCTGCTGCCCGCCTACTTCGGGACCATCAGCGCCGGCGGGGAACGGGCGATCGTCCTGGCTGACGAAAGCCCGCTTACCGGACTGACCGCAGGAGGGACCACCACTGCCGATTGGACCGGCGACCAGATCGACATCGCGCTTGTCGCCATCGCCGCCGTGCACGCCGAGACGGCAGAAGTCGCCTCCCGGTTGGCATGGCTGCCGCAGCGGCCCACTACGACCACGATGTCCGCAGATAGTGCCCTTTGGTCCGCACTGCTGGACGACGCGTCACGACGCTTCCCCCAACTCTTACCGGCAGACTCCGTCGCTCATCGACGAGCGCTCATCGACACATTGCCGCGCTGGCACCCCGCCAAGGACCGCTGCCGCCAAGTACTCGTGCACAACGACTACAACCCGAGGAATGTGGGCTTCCGCTCCGACGGTACGACCATCGCCCTCGACTGGGAGATCGCACGTCGCGACACCCCTCAGCGAGACGTCGCCGAACTGCTCACCTTCACTTTGACCGACTCGGCGTCTCTGGACCAGGTACTCGGGCACGCTGAGCGACATCGCGACGCTCTCGCGAAGCATGGCCTTGAAATGACGACCGAGGAGTACCTGGCGGGGTTGGCCGCCGACCTGAACAGCGAGGCCATCAACCGTATGGGCATGCAACTGCTGTTCGAGTGCGCATTCGACTTGCCCTACATGCAACGGGTCAACCGCACGATCGATCACCTGACGGCGATCACCGCCCCATGGCTGCGATGA
- a CDS encoding PQQ-binding-like beta-propeller repeat protein: MRTGSVIAVLAAVTIGLVPACSSSSTPTGPAGSADSTATSTPQSSESVPPESPYWSDPADVGQPYPPGKVQGLITFRGNPTRTFYGAGQMPRTTPDEAWSYPRNGGMCGISDDGKGPQQWCGTGWTGQPSVFEYEGKTWLVFGAYDYGVHFLNAENGKQLLPTFKTGDIIKGSVTIDPDGFPLVYTGSRDNNLRVISFQGSQPEELWRLNADAVSPVLWNDDWDGSPLVIDDYLFEGGENSQFHIVKLNRRYDKQGNVKVNPKLVFNAPGWDDQLLGDFGSSQVSIENSVSIYKDTVYFANSAGLVQGWDIKGLDKGKDPKRVFRFWTGDDTDATIVIDEEGYLYVGSEFEKFNARSRQVGQMMKLDPRKKNNPLVWSVDDQNGNPAGVWGTPALYKDIVIFDTNGGDVLGIDRKTGDVRWRFALPGPTWQSPVVVDDVLLVGDCQGAMNAYDVSDTERRPQQIWSKKLSGCIESTPAVWDGSIYFGTRSGQMHALRSD; this comes from the coding sequence ATGAGAACCGGGTCCGTGATCGCCGTCCTCGCAGCCGTGACCATCGGCTTGGTGCCGGCCTGCTCGAGCAGCTCCACCCCGACCGGTCCCGCAGGCAGCGCAGACTCCACCGCGACGTCCACTCCCCAGTCCAGCGAGTCGGTGCCGCCGGAATCGCCGTACTGGTCGGATCCGGCCGACGTCGGTCAGCCGTACCCCCCCGGCAAGGTCCAAGGACTCATCACCTTCCGGGGAAACCCGACCCGCACGTTCTACGGCGCCGGACAGATGCCCCGCACGACACCGGACGAGGCCTGGTCCTACCCACGTAATGGGGGCATGTGTGGAATCTCCGATGACGGCAAGGGCCCCCAGCAATGGTGCGGCACCGGGTGGACCGGCCAACCTTCAGTTTTCGAGTACGAGGGCAAGACCTGGTTGGTGTTCGGCGCCTACGACTACGGCGTCCACTTCCTGAATGCCGAGAACGGCAAGCAGTTGCTCCCGACGTTCAAGACCGGCGACATCATCAAGGGTTCGGTCACCATCGACCCCGACGGGTTCCCCCTGGTGTACACCGGCAGCCGGGACAACAATCTGCGCGTCATCTCCTTCCAAGGCTCCCAGCCCGAGGAGCTGTGGCGGCTGAACGCCGATGCCGTTTCGCCGGTGCTGTGGAACGACGACTGGGACGGCTCCCCGCTCGTGATCGACGACTACCTGTTCGAGGGCGGCGAGAACAGCCAGTTCCACATCGTCAAGCTGAACCGCCGCTACGACAAGCAAGGCAACGTCAAGGTCAACCCGAAACTCGTGTTCAACGCCCCAGGCTGGGACGATCAACTCCTCGGGGACTTCGGCAGCAGCCAGGTCTCCATCGAGAACTCCGTGTCCATCTACAAAGACACCGTCTACTTCGCCAACAGCGCGGGACTGGTCCAAGGCTGGGACATCAAAGGGCTGGACAAGGGCAAGGACCCCAAGCGCGTGTTCCGCTTCTGGACCGGTGACGACACCGACGCCACCATCGTGATCGACGAAGAGGGGTACCTCTACGTCGGCTCCGAGTTCGAGAAGTTCAATGCCCGCAGCCGTCAGGTGGGGCAGATGATGAAACTCGACCCCCGCAAGAAGAACAACCCTCTCGTATGGTCCGTCGACGACCAGAACGGCAATCCAGCCGGGGTGTGGGGCACTCCCGCGCTGTACAAGGACATCGTCATCTTCGACACCAACGGCGGCGATGTGCTCGGCATCGACCGAAAGACAGGAGACGTTCGCTGGCGGTTCGCTCTGCCCGGACCCACGTGGCAGTCCCCGGTCGTGGTCGATGACGTCCTGCTCGTGGGGGACTGCCAGGGGGCAATGAACGCCTACGACGTGTCCGACACCGAGCGCCGACCGCAGCAGATCTGGTCGAAGAAACTGTCCGGCTGTATCGAGTCGACTCCCGCCGTCTGGGACGGGAGCATCTACTTTGGAACAAGGTCCGGCCAGATGCATGCGCTGCGGAGCGACTGA
- a CDS encoding acetyl-CoA C-acetyltransferase, giving the protein MSSEAFIYEAIRTPRGRGKANGSLHGVKPVSLVTGLLHELQARHPGMDPALIDDVILGCVTPVGDQGADIAKTSALAAGLPDTVAGTQINRFCASALEAANMAAQKVRAGWDQLVVAGGVESMSRIPMGSDGGAWAMDPETAYDTYFVPQGISADLIATTEGFTRDDVDAYAVLSQERAAAAWSAGNFTKSVVPVKDINGVTILDHDEHMRPGTTMDDLAKLKPSFAGIGDMGGFDAVALQKYHWVEKIDHVHTPGNSSGIVDGAALLLIGSEQAGRESGMTPRGRVVATAVSGADPTIMLTGPTPATEKALRLAGLTPADIDVWELNEAFAAVVLKWAKDFDLPIENVNVNGGAIAMGHPLGATGAMIFGIVLDELERSGGRYGLITLCIGGGMGLATIIERV; this is encoded by the coding sequence TTGTCGAGCGAAGCATTCATCTATGAGGCCATCCGCACCCCGCGTGGTCGCGGCAAGGCGAACGGCTCCCTGCACGGGGTCAAGCCGGTGTCCTTGGTCACCGGTCTGCTCCACGAACTGCAGGCGCGTCACCCCGGCATGGATCCGGCCCTGATCGACGACGTGATCCTCGGATGTGTCACCCCGGTCGGCGACCAGGGGGCCGATATCGCCAAGACCTCCGCCCTGGCCGCGGGTTTGCCCGACACGGTGGCCGGCACCCAGATCAACAGGTTCTGCGCCTCGGCCCTCGAGGCCGCGAACATGGCTGCTCAGAAGGTCCGTGCCGGCTGGGACCAACTCGTCGTGGCCGGTGGCGTCGAGTCGATGAGTCGGATTCCCATGGGTTCCGACGGCGGTGCGTGGGCGATGGATCCCGAGACCGCGTACGACACCTACTTCGTGCCTCAGGGCATCAGCGCCGACCTGATCGCCACGACCGAGGGGTTCACCCGCGACGACGTCGACGCGTATGCGGTGCTGTCTCAGGAACGTGCCGCGGCTGCGTGGAGCGCGGGCAACTTCACCAAGTCCGTTGTGCCGGTCAAGGACATCAACGGTGTCACGATCCTGGATCACGACGAGCACATGCGACCCGGCACCACGATGGACGATCTCGCCAAACTCAAGCCGTCCTTCGCCGGGATCGGTGACATGGGCGGCTTCGATGCCGTCGCGCTGCAGAAGTACCACTGGGTCGAGAAGATCGACCATGTCCACACCCCGGGCAACTCCTCGGGCATCGTCGATGGGGCCGCGTTGCTCCTGATCGGTAGTGAACAAGCAGGTCGTGAATCCGGCATGACCCCGCGGGGTCGAGTAGTCGCCACAGCGGTCAGCGGCGCCGACCCGACGATCATGCTCACGGGTCCCACTCCGGCGACCGAGAAGGCCCTGCGCCTGGCCGGCCTGACTCCCGCTGACATCGACGTGTGGGAACTCAACGAGGCTTTCGCGGCCGTTGTGTTGAAGTGGGCCAAGGACTTCGACCTTCCGATCGAGAACGTGAACGTGAACGGTGGCGCCATCGCGATGGGTCATCCACTGGGTGCCACGGGCGCCATGATCTTCGGCATCGTGCTCGACGAACTCGAGCGCAGCGGTGGTCGTTACGGGCTGATCACTTTGTGCATCGGCGGCGGCATGGGCCTCGCGACCATCATCGAGCGGGTGTGA
- a CDS encoding 3-hydroxyacyl-CoA dehydrogenase NAD-binding domain-containing protein, whose product MSNNMITWEKDADGIVTLTMDDPDQGANTMNKTFQDSLAETTQRLVAERDSITGVILTSGKKTFFAGGDLGLLSKATKDDAPELEAQSLAMKQNLRTIETLGIPVVAAINGAALGGGLEIALACHRRIALDVKGSEIGLPEVSLGLLPGGGGIARTVRMFGLQKALMEVLLQGQRRKPAAALEVGLVDELAADPDAMLAAAKAWIKANPESTQSWDVKGYKIPGGTPSNPKFAAMLPAFPANLRKQIKGAPMPAPHHIMSAAVEGSQVDFDTADRIETRYFVDLATGQVSKNMTKAFFFDLQNIMKGGARPEGYAPYRAKKLVVLGAGMMGAGIAYVSARSGMEVVLKDVSQEAADKGKDYSRALLDKAVSRGKMSREAADDVLGRITATDNPADAKGADLLIEAVFEDPTLKHKVYAEIEPYMAEGSLLASNTSTLPITGLAEGISRPADFIGMHFFSPVDKMPLLEIVVGEQTSDEAIAKAIDVALQIKKTPIVVNDSRGFFTSRVIGTFMGEAAAMLGEGIPAPSIEQAALQAGYPTGPLALFDEVALTLARRIREASREAAAAEGWDFPDHPSYPVIDKMVVEFERGGRAAGAGFYDYDNGKRVALWSGLAETWGSDVDPRSIDLVELQERMLFVEAIDSVRCLDEGVLRSVPEANIGSIFGIGFPPWTGGVLQYINGYQGGLPGFIERANELAAEFGDRFTPPQSLIEKASAGETYQ is encoded by the coding sequence ATGAGCAACAACATGATCACGTGGGAGAAGGACGCCGACGGAATCGTCACCCTCACCATGGATGACCCCGACCAGGGCGCCAACACGATGAACAAGACGTTCCAGGACAGCCTCGCGGAGACCACCCAGCGTCTGGTCGCGGAACGCGACAGCATCACCGGGGTCATCCTGACCAGCGGCAAGAAGACCTTTTTCGCAGGCGGTGACCTCGGTCTGCTCAGCAAGGCGACCAAGGACGACGCCCCTGAGCTCGAGGCTCAGTCACTGGCCATGAAGCAGAACCTGCGCACTATCGAGACGCTCGGCATCCCCGTTGTCGCAGCCATCAACGGCGCTGCGCTCGGTGGGGGCCTCGAGATCGCACTGGCTTGTCACCGACGCATCGCTCTCGACGTCAAGGGCAGCGAGATCGGGTTGCCCGAAGTGTCACTCGGTTTGCTGCCGGGGGGCGGCGGGATCGCTCGCACCGTGCGCATGTTCGGGTTGCAGAAGGCGCTGATGGAGGTGCTCCTGCAGGGGCAGCGCCGCAAACCGGCCGCTGCTCTCGAGGTCGGTCTCGTCGACGAACTGGCTGCTGATCCGGACGCGATGCTGGCGGCGGCCAAGGCCTGGATCAAGGCCAATCCCGAGTCCACCCAGTCGTGGGATGTGAAGGGTTACAAGATCCCGGGGGGCACGCCCAGCAACCCGAAGTTCGCCGCGATGTTGCCTGCCTTCCCCGCGAACCTGCGCAAGCAGATCAAGGGCGCCCCGATGCCGGCCCCGCATCACATCATGTCCGCAGCAGTCGAGGGTTCTCAGGTCGATTTCGACACCGCGGACCGGATCGAGACCAGGTACTTCGTGGATCTCGCCACCGGTCAGGTGTCGAAGAACATGACGAAGGCGTTCTTCTTCGACCTGCAGAACATCATGAAGGGCGGAGCGCGCCCGGAGGGGTACGCGCCCTACCGCGCCAAGAAGCTGGTGGTGCTGGGCGCCGGGATGATGGGCGCGGGGATCGCCTACGTGTCCGCGCGGTCCGGCATGGAGGTCGTGCTCAAGGATGTCTCGCAGGAAGCTGCCGACAAGGGCAAGGATTACAGCCGCGCCTTGCTGGACAAGGCGGTCAGCCGGGGCAAGATGAGCCGCGAGGCCGCGGATGATGTCCTCGGTCGGATCACCGCGACGGACAACCCGGCGGATGCCAAGGGTGCTGATCTGCTGATCGAAGCAGTGTTCGAGGACCCGACCCTCAAGCACAAGGTCTACGCCGAAATCGAGCCCTACATGGCCGAAGGATCGCTGTTGGCCTCGAACACGTCGACCCTGCCGATCACGGGTTTGGCGGAAGGGATCTCGCGCCCGGCCGACTTCATCGGCATGCACTTCTTCTCGCCCGTCGACAAGATGCCGCTGCTGGAGATCGTGGTGGGCGAACAGACCTCCGACGAGGCCATCGCCAAGGCCATCGACGTTGCCCTGCAGATCAAGAAGACGCCGATCGTCGTCAATGACAGCCGGGGGTTCTTCACCAGCCGGGTGATCGGCACCTTCATGGGTGAAGCCGCCGCCATGCTGGGCGAGGGCATACCCGCCCCATCGATCGAGCAGGCCGCGCTGCAGGCCGGCTACCCCACGGGACCGCTGGCGCTCTTCGATGAGGTGGCGCTCACGTTGGCCCGCCGCATCCGCGAAGCCTCCCGGGAGGCAGCCGCAGCCGAAGGCTGGGACTTCCCCGATCATCCTTCGTACCCGGTCATCGACAAGATGGTGGTCGAGTTCGAGCGGGGCGGACGGGCCGCCGGAGCCGGCTTCTACGACTACGACAATGGCAAGCGCGTCGCCTTGTGGTCCGGCCTCGCCGAGACCTGGGGTTCGGACGTCGACCCACGTTCGATCGACCTCGTCGAACTGCAGGAACGCATGCTGTTCGTCGAGGCCATCGACTCGGTGCGCTGCCTCGACGAAGGAGTCCTGAGGTCCGTCCCGGAGGCCAACATCGGGTCGATCTTCGGCATCGGATTCCCACCCTGGACCGGCGGTGTGCTGCAGTACATCAACGGCTACCAGGGGGGCCTTCCCGGTTTCATCGAGAGGGCGAACGAACTGGCCGCGGAGTTCGGGGACCGCTTCACGCCACCGCAATCCTTGATCGAGAAGGCCTCGGCGGGCGAGACGTACCAGTGA
- a CDS encoding TMEM175 family protein, translated as MTEQVSAWTRNFYPREGDGVAFDRVVFFSDAVFAIALTLAAVEIGIPEIEGDPASIEVMWEAIVAKAPGVLGFVVAFLVVAFYWRANHRFTMTLRGMDGAYVRAIILYLGLIALLPLPAAMLGEYAENSLAVAVFAIYASAVSGMEVVLFWVADRGNLFVVPMTSAYRRAAVLGALSPLAVFLSSIPLAFVNPTVAMIWWLVGSVGLGFLFGRKSPPPPDVVHSPNTD; from the coding sequence ATGACCGAGCAGGTGTCGGCGTGGACCCGGAACTTCTACCCACGCGAAGGCGACGGGGTGGCGTTCGACCGCGTCGTCTTCTTCAGCGACGCGGTCTTCGCGATCGCACTGACCCTGGCGGCGGTGGAGATCGGCATTCCGGAGATCGAAGGGGACCCCGCGTCAATCGAGGTGATGTGGGAAGCGATCGTGGCCAAGGCGCCGGGAGTGCTGGGGTTCGTCGTGGCCTTTCTGGTGGTGGCGTTCTACTGGCGGGCGAACCACCGATTCACCATGACCCTCCGGGGTATGGACGGCGCGTACGTCCGGGCGATCATCCTCTACCTCGGCCTTATCGCGTTGCTCCCGCTGCCGGCCGCGATGCTCGGTGAGTATGCGGAGAACTCGCTGGCCGTCGCGGTCTTCGCCATCTACGCCAGCGCGGTCAGCGGCATGGAGGTAGTGCTGTTCTGGGTCGCTGATCGCGGGAATCTGTTCGTCGTCCCGATGACATCGGCCTACCGGCGCGCGGCTGTCCTCGGGGCACTGTCACCGTTGGCGGTTTTCCTCAGTTCCATCCCGTTGGCGTTCGTGAACCCCACTGTGGCCATGATCTGGTGGCTGGTCGGATCGGTAGGCCTCGGGTTCCTGTTCGGGCGCAAGTCGCCGCCGCCACCGGACGTGGTTCACTCACCGAACACCGATTGA
- a CDS encoding amino acid permease, with amino-acid sequence MTAVSPEKAPQQDSSRGTLGLPQATALIMGGIIGTGLFGLPGLVASYGMLAVLTLVIVTIGAVALALMFGSLVKRIPAAGGPYAYSRFYFGDFAGFTSAWPYWITAWAGNAGIVVVWTFYVQNLFNLDTANTALAMIISMIGLWVPAFVNLAGVKNMGSFQLITTILKFIPIIFIATVGLVIGFMRGNFPSFNPSGDNILSAISSCAAIVLFSYLGVELASVAAAKIKDPAKNVPIATVAGTLACGAAYVMCLIAVFGIVPNDVLSSTEGTASFSVALSDIFGGAIWAGKLMSAFVVISGIGALNGWTMICAEMPQAAANEGLFPHLFAKVNKAGVPFWGIILSTLLASAFTLFSFASATGSEVLTTLVLLTGVTAAVPYFFSAVAQLYYLLTEGKLVNPAAFAKEMTIAIVALLFSFWFVFGSGQQATFYAYLLILAGYVVLLGLYVKRKRTGGVVEGDSSEAPAEGVS; translated from the coding sequence ATGACAGCCGTCAGCCCCGAAAAGGCACCGCAACAGGACTCCAGCCGGGGAACCCTGGGCCTGCCTCAGGCAACCGCCCTGATCATGGGCGGCATCATCGGCACGGGTCTGTTCGGCCTCCCCGGGCTCGTGGCCTCGTACGGAATGCTCGCGGTCCTGACCCTCGTCATCGTCACCATCGGGGCGGTCGCTCTGGCATTGATGTTCGGCTCGCTCGTGAAACGTATTCCGGCTGCCGGGGGGCCTTATGCCTACTCCCGCTTCTACTTCGGCGACTTCGCCGGTTTCACCAGTGCCTGGCCTTACTGGATCACGGCCTGGGCGGGAAACGCGGGCATCGTGGTGGTGTGGACCTTCTACGTCCAGAACCTCTTCAATCTGGACACCGCCAATACTGCCCTGGCGATGATCATCTCGATGATCGGCCTATGGGTGCCTGCATTCGTGAACCTCGCCGGCGTGAAGAACATGGGCTCGTTCCAACTGATCACGACCATCCTCAAGTTCATTCCCATCATCTTCATCGCGACAGTCGGGCTCGTCATCGGATTCATGCGCGGCAACTTCCCGTCATTCAATCCGTCCGGCGACAACATTCTGTCGGCCATCTCCTCGTGCGCCGCGATCGTGCTGTTCTCCTACCTGGGTGTGGAGTTGGCGTCTGTCGCCGCAGCGAAGATCAAGGATCCCGCCAAGAACGTCCCGATCGCGACCGTCGCCGGCACGCTGGCGTGTGGCGCCGCCTATGTGATGTGTTTGATCGCCGTGTTCGGCATCGTTCCCAACGATGTGCTCTCCAGCACCGAGGGCACCGCGTCGTTCTCGGTCGCGTTGTCGGACATCTTCGGTGGCGCCATCTGGGCGGGTAAGTTGATGTCCGCCTTCGTCGTGATCTCCGGCATCGGGGCCCTGAATGGCTGGACGATGATCTGCGCCGAGATGCCGCAGGCGGCGGCGAACGAAGGACTGTTCCCGCATCTGTTCGCCAAGGTCAACAAGGCGGGCGTGCCCTTCTGGGGGATCATCCTGTCAACGCTCTTGGCCAGTGCATTCACGCTGTTCTCCTTTGCCAGCGCCACCGGCAGCGAAGTACTGACCACGCTGGTACTGCTCACCGGTGTCACCGCCGCCGTTCCCTACTTCTTCTCGGCAGTCGCGCAGCTCTACTACCTTCTGACTGAGGGCAAGCTGGTCAACCCCGCCGCCTTCGCCAAGGAGATGACGATCGCGATCGTGGCCCTGCTGTTCTCCTTCTGGTTCGTCTTCGGATCCGGCCAACAGGCGACCTTCTACGCCTACTTGCTGATCCTGGCGGGCTACGTCGTGCTGTTGGGCCTGTACGTCAAGCGCAAGAGGACCGGTGGCGTGGTCGAGGGCGACTCAAGCGAGGCTCCCGCGGAGGGTGTGAGTTAG
- a CDS encoding DNA polymerase III subunit gamma and tau — MSLALYRTYRPSRLSEVIGQEHVTEPLRRALEGNRVHHAFLFSGPRGCGKTSTARILARSLLCEQGPTADPCEECRFCQALAPNGGGLVDVIELDAASHGGVDDTRELRERAAFVPAEARFKIYIIDEAHMVSKDGFNALLKLIEEPPEHVKFVFATTEVDKVLPTIRSRTFNYTFRLVPVRQLQQNLAAICDAEGVAFEPAALTLIARASGGSVRDAQSIMGQLIAGAGPDGLTQSQVADQLGVTDDALLDAIIDAVADHDGSALFDVVERTVESGHDVRRFVTDLLHRLRDLLVIQHAGESATADVLDVSEDRRDVLVAQASRFGPTELTRYADVVNAGLTQIKGSTSPRLQLEIIAARLLVPSSDSDPEATLARLELVERRLAVLASAPATAPVPSMPEPAVTSKAGDAGSAKSDPPSAKPSPPAKSSHPDKSSPPTRPRAAAATPGAPDRAKPPRPPKLPSLDTQHPDSHQVGAAPQAGRCPPVRIGRSRARGDRRRCPARLLTGTRRRKRQRPRFHHGGVARPHGEGRRAQSSCGCELGWRRTAVPGRRSPDHPGSQRRPGQVHQAEQA, encoded by the coding sequence ATGAGCCTGGCCCTGTACCGCACCTACCGCCCCAGTCGGCTCAGCGAGGTCATCGGCCAAGAACACGTCACCGAGCCGCTGCGCCGTGCTCTCGAGGGCAACCGCGTGCATCATGCCTTCCTGTTCAGCGGCCCCCGGGGCTGCGGCAAGACATCGACTGCGCGAATCCTGGCGCGCTCGTTGCTGTGCGAACAGGGGCCCACCGCGGACCCCTGCGAGGAATGCCGGTTCTGCCAGGCCTTGGCCCCCAACGGTGGCGGTCTGGTCGATGTGATCGAGCTCGATGCCGCCAGCCACGGCGGAGTCGACGACACCCGGGAACTTCGCGAGCGTGCTGCCTTCGTTCCGGCGGAGGCTCGCTTCAAGATCTACATCATCGACGAGGCTCACATGGTGAGCAAGGACGGCTTCAATGCCCTGCTGAAACTCATCGAGGAACCTCCCGAGCATGTGAAGTTCGTGTTCGCGACCACCGAGGTCGACAAGGTCCTTCCCACCATTCGGTCGCGGACCTTCAACTACACGTTCCGACTCGTACCGGTGCGCCAGTTGCAGCAGAACCTGGCCGCGATCTGCGATGCCGAAGGGGTGGCGTTCGAGCCGGCCGCTCTCACGCTGATCGCGCGCGCCAGTGGCGGCAGTGTCCGGGACGCGCAGAGCATCATGGGCCAGTTGATCGCCGGTGCGGGACCTGACGGCCTCACTCAGTCCCAGGTGGCGGATCAGCTGGGAGTCACCGACGACGCGCTCCTCGATGCCATCATCGATGCGGTGGCCGATCACGATGGCTCTGCGCTGTTCGATGTCGTCGAGCGCACCGTCGAATCGGGTCATGACGTGCGCCGGTTCGTGACCGACTTGCTGCACCGACTGCGCGACCTGTTGGTAATCCAGCACGCGGGTGAGTCGGCGACCGCCGACGTCCTCGACGTCTCCGAGGACCGCCGCGACGTGCTGGTGGCGCAGGCCTCCCGATTCGGCCCTACCGAACTGACCCGTTACGCGGATGTGGTCAATGCCGGCCTGACCCAGATCAAGGGCAGCACCTCGCCCCGATTGCAGTTGGAGATCATCGCCGCCCGGCTCCTGGTCCCCAGTTCCGACTCCGACCCTGAGGCGACCTTGGCCCGCCTCGAACTGGTCGAACGGCGGCTCGCGGTACTGGCCTCGGCGCCCGCCACTGCACCGGTACCGAGCATGCCCGAGCCGGCCGTGACGTCCAAGGCCGGTGACGCGGGATCCGCGAAATCCGATCCTCCCTCGGCGAAACCGTCCCCGCCCGCGAAGTCGTCCCACCCCGACAAATCGTCCCCCCCGACAAGGCCTCGGGCCGCAGCGGCCACGCCTGGTGCGCCCGACAGGGCCAAGCCGCCACGGCCACCGAAACTGCCGAGCTTGGATACGCAGCACCCCGACTCCCACCAAGTCGGCGCCGCCCCCCAAGCCGGCCGTTGCCCGCCAGTCCGCATCGGTCGATCCCGAGCCCGAGGCGATCGGCGCCGCTGCCCAGCCCGACTCCTCACGGGCACCAGACGCAGAAAGCGCCAACGACCTCGGTTCCATCACGGCGGTGTGGCCAGACCTCATGGCGAAGGTCGGCGAGCGCAGTCGAGTTGCGGCTGCGAACTGGGATGGCGCCGAACCGCTGTCCCTGGCCGCCGGAGTCCTGACCATCCGGGTTCCCAGCGAAGGCCAGGCCAAGTCCATCAAGCAGAGCAAGCGTGA
- the recR gene encoding recombination mediator RecR, translating to MYEGAMGDLIEQLGRLPGIGPKSAQRIAFHVLDSDPEDVARLADALREAKARVKFCSECGRATEVDPCSICADARRDRSIICVVEESRDVIAIERTREFRGVYHVLGGAISPIDGIGPNDLRIAELLRRLSDSQITEVIIATDPNLEGEATASYLARLLADLGVSVSRLASGLPVGGDLEFADEVTLGRAFAGRRPVG from the coding sequence ATGTACGAAGGCGCCATGGGTGACCTCATCGAACAACTGGGCCGCCTCCCCGGCATCGGGCCGAAGAGCGCGCAGCGAATCGCCTTCCACGTCCTCGACAGCGATCCCGAGGATGTCGCTCGGCTCGCCGACGCGCTCCGGGAGGCCAAGGCTCGGGTCAAGTTCTGCTCGGAATGCGGTCGGGCCACCGAGGTCGACCCGTGCAGTATCTGCGCCGACGCCCGCCGCGACCGCAGCATCATCTGCGTCGTCGAGGAGAGCCGAGACGTCATCGCCATCGAGCGGACCCGCGAGTTCCGTGGCGTCTACCACGTGCTGGGCGGCGCGATCAGCCCCATCGACGGCATCGGGCCGAATGACCTGCGCATCGCGGAACTGCTGCGTCGCCTGTCGGATTCCCAGATCACCGAGGTCATCATCGCCACCGATCCGAACCTGGAAGGTGAGGCCACCGCGAGTTACCTCGCACGGCTACTGGCCGACTTGGGGGTCAGTGTCTCCCGGCTGGCCAGTGGGCTTCCTGTCGGAGGCGACCTGGAGTTCGCCGACGAAGTCACCCTCGGCCGGGCATTCGCCGGACGTCGACCCGTCGGCTGA